A window of Bos mutus isolate GX-2022 chromosome 3, NWIPB_WYAK_1.1, whole genome shotgun sequence genomic DNA:
ggtgatggacagggaggcctggcgtgctgcgattcatgggatcgcaaagagtcggacacgactgagcaactgagctgaactgaactgaataactgaataaatttgaaaagtaGAAAAGTAATTCTACTTCTAGTTATATTCGCCCTATAGGAATTCCAGTACAGGAGTCAAAGGAAACATCTAAAGGGTTTTCACTACAGCACTGTTTGTAACAGCAAAAAAAACCCTTATAAATCATTTAAACATTCATCACTGGATGACAGGGTAAATATACTAAGTGGCCTCACAAAGTAGACTACTATAAACAGTGATGAGGAATAAACTAGATTCTTATATTAACATGAATAATCCTAAAAAAcgtaatgcaaaataaaatatatgcagtTAGTTTAAcgtaagattttaaaacaaaaacttttatatTGTTCAAGAATATCTACTAATATAGTTGAgtgtaaaagtattaaaaaaatcatggttGTCCATAAAGAGGGGAAAAATGGCATAAGACAGGAAATGGAGAGAGGGGATTCCAAATTTAcaggtaatttttatttatcttaaaaaagacTACATGCAAATATGACAAAATGTTAAACACTGCCAATCTCGGGTGCTGAGTACCCAGGTGTTTGttataatattctgtttttctgtattttgaaatttcaaaaaaaaagaaacaaaagaaatagtgGGGAAAGACCAGAGTGAGCTTTTTCCTGATATTAAATACTAAAGTAAAACATTCATGTAAACAGTCAAATGGACTTTTAAGGGCAGACTGAACAGAGGAACACAGTGCTGAGTGTAGAGCTCAGGCCTCCACTTCTGATTTAGGAGCAGCTACTCTCCAGGCCAAATCCAGGCCATCCGTGCTAGGGTGTGTGACACGCGTTCTTGGACTCCCTTACAGGACCCTCCCTCACAGGGCCCTTCTCCtactcctctctcttccttccctcaggACCCCACCACAAAAGCTCCGCATCGGGGTCACCAGGAGACCACCTGGGACTGgtcggggttggggtggggttcCTGACACTTGGCATGTGACTCTGGTCTGCCACCTCACCTTCTGGTCCTCAGTGCTCTCCTCTGAACACCTAGGAGAACCCTGTTTTTGGCTGGAGGCAGGCGGAGCTCTCCTATACCATTCTCCGCTCTCCCTATTCCAGCATCACCTCCAGCAAACTACAGGTACAAGGGCCCTCCTCACTCTCAcctctgctctctgtctctgcttcaGCTCCTGCTGGGCTGATTTCTGCTTGGCCTTCTCGATTCTGCTGACAGGCTCTTTAACTTTGGGCTTTTCTTTACGTGCAGGTGGATCCATGACTTGATTTCCGTATACTTCTTAGTAAGCTCTAACCTGGATGGTTCAGAGGAAGGCTGATCTAAAAACAAAGAACGAACGAATGAACGAACTCCCAGAAACTTAGGCCCTACCTCAGCTCCTTCCTGAGGCAGAGGGGCCCAGAGGAAAGAGCGCTGCATTGGAGGAATAAGACCCCTACTGCCACCACCTCACTGAGTGTCTCTAGGCGAATCTCACCCCCACTCCGAGCCTTAGTTTTCCCCATCTGCACAGGACAACGGTCCATTCCCTGGCCCCTCCCACCAGCTGCGGTATGAGCACGAAACGCCAAGAGCACAGTGAACGGTTTCCTACACTCGCGGGCTGCATCCAGCGTGGCACTGCAGGACACCACGGCCCAGAGGGACCGGCCAGCCGAAGCGTGGCGGCGGGGAGCCCGAGCATCACGCGGCCGCCAACCTCGGGACCCCACCTCTGTCCTCCCAGACGGTAACAGCTTGCCGGGCCCGCCCTCCGCCACTGCCCCGCCCGGGGCCCAAGCCCGGCCCCAGGGGAGCTCCCCTCCCGCCGCCACCGCCCTCTTCGGGTACAAAATGGCGGCGggaggcgggcggcgggcggcgctCGGGACTCAGCGCCTTTCCTCCCCGGCCTCAGGACTCCGGCCCCGCAGCGGCGCGGACAAGGCCCCACGCGTGGACCCTCACCTTCCCCTACCTCCTGGCCTAGCTTCTGAGCCTGCCGCGCCTCGGATtgggcggggcctgggggcggggcaAGGAAACGAAGGGCGGACCGGCGGGCCTAGGCCCCGCCCACAGGCCAGTTTGCGCGGGCGCAGAAAGCTCAGGAGTtggagctggggctggggcccGGGCCGGGGCTGGGGCCGGGTCGGGTGGGTGGGTACCTGTAGCTGAAACTTTTCCTGGGGGATTTTTCCTGGGACAGCTACTAGGCTTTGAAGGGAAAGATCTGAAACGGGGCTAGAATTGTAACTCGCTGAGGGATGGTGATTGCTGTCTTCTGGATTCGGAAACTTGTTAGGAAGATCAAATGAGACCCCGTTTACTAGAATGCTTTGAAGAAAGGAAATCCTGACAGAAGTGTAAGCAGCCA
This region includes:
- the SVBP gene encoding small vasohibin-binding protein gives rise to the protein MDPPARKEKPKVKEPVSRIEKAKQKSAQQELKQRQRAEIYALNRVMTELEQQQFDEFCKQMQPPGE